The DNA window AAACCGCTCTCCGTTGTATTCGTGTTCGCGGAGACTGATCGAGACGACGAGCTCGTGGCCAGCCCTGTGCTGTGCCGGTAGTTCGACGCCGTCCCAGTCGATATGTCGCTTGCCGGTTCGTAGATACGCTTCTAACCCCGCCCGATGGTCGTCGCGGTGCCGTTCGGGAATGATCGTCATCTTCGAGCTTCCGACCAGTTCGTCAGGGGAATAGCCAAGAATCTCTTCGATAGCCGGGTTTGCGAACACGATATTGCTGTCCTCGTCGATCGTGAGGATCCCTTCTGACGTGTTCGCAAGCAGGGTTCGGTAGAACTCGATATCGTCATCGGCGATCGAGGAATCGACGACGAGCTCGTCCGCTTCTCCGTCCCCTACTGTATCTGTCACAGTATCGAGTTCGACCCACGCGTAAAATAATCTTCGGGGTCGGGATGTGACCGCCACCAAACAGGTTGGCGCTAGAACTGATCCTGCAATTCAATCTCGGCCACGATATCGTAGGGATCCTTGCCCTTGCGGATCGCATCGAGCATGACGAAGGCGTCGCTCGGCGAGAGGAAGTGTGTCGTCACTGCCCGCCCCAGCGGTGTCGGCTCGAAGCCGTCGATGAACTCGTACTGGAGCAGTTTACCGACGGCGTGTTTGGTCGGGACGTCGCCAAGCATCCGGCCGTTGAGCCGTTTGGTGGCCTTGCCCGCGACGGTGATGTTCGCCAGCGTCTCCTCGACGGCCGCGCGTTCGTCGTAGACTGTCCGAACCGATTCCATCTCGCCTTTCAGAAGCTTGAATGCGACCTCGTCCTCGCTCATCTCCATGCTGGAATGGTAGCTCGTGTCGGGTTCGACCAGCACGTAGACAGTGCCCTTGTCGTGGTAGTCAGGGCGTCCGGCCCGGCCGAGCATCTGGTGGAACTCCTGAACCGAGAGCCACTCGATACCCATCGCGAGCGTATCGAAAATGACCTGTGAAGCGGGGAAGTCCACACCGGCGGCAAGTGCGGCCGTGGTCACGACGGCGGCGAGGTCCTGATCGCCGAACTTCCGCTCGACGGATTTACGCTGCCCGTAATCGAGCCCGGCGTGGTAGGCCGCCGAGTCGTACTCCAGTTTGCGACTGATCTCGTGACAGCGCCGTCGCGAATTGGTGAAGATGATCGTCTGTCCCCGATACCCCTTCGAGGATTTCGAGTCGAACTCCCGTTTGACCAGCTTGTTCTCCAGTCTGGTCTTCTCGCGCTGGTCGGCAAAGGTGACGTGACGCTCGATCGGAACGGGGCGTTCCTCGAACTCGACGAGGTTCGCCCGCAGTCCCTGTGCGAGTTCGCGGGGATTCCCGACTGTCGCCGAGAGGTAGATCCACTGAGCGCCGCTGTACCCCGAACGGGACGTTGCCCGCTCCTCACAGTAGTACTTGAGCCGCGAGATCATCCCGTCCAGCCGGTGGCCCCGTTCGTCCTCTTTGAGCGTGTGCACCTCGTCGATGACGACGGTACCGATATCGCCCAGATCCCGTCCGGTCCGGAGCGCGTGGTCGATCCCCTCGTAGGTCCCGACGATGACGTCGGCGCTGGGATCGAACCGACTGCCGTTATCCCGGACCCGGCTCGCCCCGACGCGGATCGTCACGTCGACGAGATCGCCGTACTCGTCCTCGAAGTCCTCGTGTTTCTGATTTGCCAGCGCGACCAGCGGCACGAGAAAGAGCATCTTGCCCTTGCCGTTGAGGACGCGGTCGAGCCCCGTCATTTCGCCGACGAGCGTCTTTCCGGTCGCCGTCGCGCTCACGACGAGCTGGTCGTCGCCTTCCAGCAGGCCGTTCTCGATTGCGAGGCTCTGGACTGGCAGGAGCGTATCGAAGCGGTCCTCAAGGAGTCCCTGCACACCGGGATGGAGATTCAGCGAGTCAACACGAACCCGATCGATCTCGTCGGTCGTCGCGCTGATCTCGTCGAACTTGGTCAGATCCGGATCGAGATGGCCCTTGAGCAGGTTCGTGATCCGTTCGAGATCCTGTACGTCAAGCAGTAGCTCTTCGAGTCGCTCCTGTGCGGCACTCGTAACCTCGCCCTGATAGGAGAGTTCACGTTCGAGTTCGACTTTGGCGCAGTCCGGACAGACGAACTCGTCGTCTTTCTTGATCGCCGTCTCGCTCGTCAGCGGCGAGTACCGTCCGTCAGAGGCACAGAGCCGACACGTCCGGACGACCTTGGCCGAGAGCTGGTAGCCGTCGAGCGCCTCGCGTAACCGGTCACGATGCTCCGGTGCGGTCTGTTCTGAAATACGGATGCGGTTCGCCCGACGTGCGATATCGACGAACTCGTCGGGACTGCGTGGCTCCTCGCTGGAGCCGTCCTTGATACGAAAGCGGCCGGGGCGGGGACCCGCGGAGGTCTCCTTGAGGTCGAGTCGGGCGCGAAACAGTCGCTCGCCGTCGCGTCGAACGGTGACGAAGTAGTCGTCGTTCGACTCGTGGAGGAACAGCGTGTCGACCTGCGGGACCTGCCGTGACACACGCCACAGTACCCATCCCGCCTATTTGAGACGTTCGGAATCCGAGTCGTCGGTGCGCTGGACGGTGACCCGTCCCCCGGTCTCCGCGAGGCGGAATCCGGCTGCGTCGAGCCAGTCGGCGGCATGCCCCGCACCGTGCAGGAGTAGTTCGACCAAGTCGCTTCGCTCGTCGATGTCCGTGGCGAGACGGTGCGAGTCGAACACGGAGAACGCAGCACCGATCCGGGCAGCGACCTTGCGGTGGTCACGAAAGGAAACGCCGTGGTAGTCGACCCGGAACTCGGGATGACGGACCACAAGGGCATTCGTCCCGCCGCCCCGCCCCGGGACTGCAACGACCTCTCCATCGGCGTCGAACAGCCGGTGGAGATCGGCTGGACGCGCTAGCGCGAGATCGGCCATCACGACGGCGACCGGTTCGTCAGCGCCTGCAAGCACGTCGTTGATCGCGGGCGAGAGTGGGCGGTCGTCGACGGTGACCGGGACAGTGACATCCCGCTCGTCCGCCAGCGGTGCCGTCGCCAGTAGCTCCGGCTCTTCACCGCTTTCCCGAACCGCCGACAGCACGTCCTCGAGCATCGCGTACGCGAACTCGGCCCGTTCTCGCCGGTCGAGCACGTCCGAAAGGCGCGTTTTGGGCTCGCTCGCGTCGAACGGGACGAGTACACGCATGGCTATGGATCGACGTCGAGTGAAAAAGGACGTTGCGAATTCGGACTAGCCGAGTTTGTCGTAGTCGTCGCCCTGCTGGCGCCTGTAGAGCAGGAATCCGAGTCCGGCGACGACCAGCAGCCCGACGAGACCGACTCCACCGTAGAGGAGCAAGTCGCGCTGTTCGGCACTCGATTGTGCGTCCTCGGCTTCGGACTGTGCCTGCTCGGCGTTGCTGATCGCGCTCTCGAAGTTCCCATCGTTGTAGAAGTCGATGGCGTTCTGGAGGTCACTCTCGGCACGGTCGACATCAGCACCGCTGTCGCGAGCCTCCTCAACTGCAGCGCTCGCGTCGTCGATCGCCGTTCGCGCGTCGGAGCTGTTGGCCGTGTAGTGATGGGTCGACCACGAGCCGATATCTTCGGTTGCGCCGTCGTCGCTACGGACCTGCGTGATGTTCATCGCGGTGAACTCCTGGCGTGGCTCGTAGCTGTACTGTTCGACTTCGGGAACCTCACCGGTCAGGCTCACTTCGACCTGGCGTGGCTCTTCGTCGAGGCTCCGGTCGATACCGTCCTGTCGGATCTCCTGTCCATCGATCTGGTGTTCGTCGATCTGGGTGTCACCGTCGTAGTACGTGACCGTCCAGGTGACGTTGTTCAACTCGGTCTCGCCGTCGATCGCCCACTCGTCGTAGTCGTCGTAGAGGTCATCGATCTCGACAGTCGCGCTCATATCCGACTCGACCTCCGCCTCGTCGGGGACGTCCTCACTGGTGACAGTGACGGCTCCTGCGAGACCGACCGTGGCAAGCAGGAGACAGCCGACGACGAGCAGGGTAGTAAGCTTAGAATAACGGTTCAAGTTCATCTTCGTCATCTTCGACAAGGCTTTCTAAGTTCTCTTCGCTTTCCGATCGGATGTCCTCGATGTTGTCCTGTGCCTCGATGGCGACCTGCTGGAGCTCCTTGATCCGGGGGACGTTCGAGACGCCCGCGAGCAGGATAACACTGGCGACGAAGTTCGATTCGGGTACGGGGTAGTCGCCACCGCGCACTTCCATGCTACCGGTCTGCTCCTCGAGCCACTTGCGCCCGCGCTCTATCCCTTTCCGGTTGAGATGCTGCGGTGGGCCACTCAATACGAGTAACGCGCGTTCGGTGCCGTCGATCTCACAGGGGAGCGTAAGCCGCCCAAGTGCAGCTTTGCGGACGAGGCTCGTGATCCGGTTGGTCGTGTGTGCGGTGTCGACCTGCGGTTCGTCGCCGCCGGTAAAGCGTGAAAGAAGACCGCTGTCATCGTCACCCTTTTCGACTTCCTCGCGCGCATAGCCGATCGTCGAGACACCGCCGCCCGAAAGCGTGTTGATGATCTCGCTGGAGTCGACGACGCTTTCGGCGACTTCATCGCCCTGATTGATCTCGCCAGCTCCGAAGAGAATCCCGAAGCGTTTGACGATCTCGTCGTTGATCTCGGCGTAGCCGCTCTCGACTGACTCGCCGGACTGACGCCACGAGTCGTTGTCAAAGACCATCAGGTTGTCCACTTCGCGAACGAATGTCTGGAACGATCGTGCGGCGTTGAGCGTGTAAATTCCGCCTTCGTCGCTACCCGGCAGCACACCCAGTCCGTAAACGGGCTCGGTGTAGATTCGCTTGAGATGCTTTGCAAGTACGGGCGCACCGCCGCTTCCCGTACCGCCACCCATCCCGGCGACGATCAGGAACGCGTCGACCTCGTGGACGGGGATTGCGTCGATTGCACCCTGCACCTCGTCGATATCCTCCTCCGCGATCTCGGCCCCGAGTTCGTTGTCCGCGCCGACGCCGTGGCCCTTTACGCGAGACTGGCCGATCAGTACGCGGTTCTCCTGGGGAATCCGATCTAGCCCCATCAGATCCGCCTTGGCGGTGTTTACCGCCACTGCGGATCGAACGATCCCGCTGCCGGTCCGATCGTCGTATTCGAGGAATTTATCGACGATCTTCCCGCCTGCCTGTCCAAAACCGATCATCGCCAGTTTCATAATTCGTATCCGGGTCTCCGTTGGCATGAGAACAGAGGTAATAGGAATATAAGCCTTGTGATGGTGTGAGTAAGGGCCGTCTATTCAATAGCAAAAAACCGCAAGACGGGGGGAGATCCTATCGGTAATTGTTGATGGACTGGAAGAAACATTCTACGGGACCGTAGCGGGTGTTTAAGATCTGTTATTCTGTCGGAGTAAAAAACAAGTGCTGGCGTTAGGACAGTCCTAAATACTGCTGAAGCGTTGTGAGGGAGTCGGGATCGGCCCCGAAAGCGGTGACACCGTTGTCCGTCGTAGTGTTATCCAGTCGGAGTGAGCGCGCCTGATCTGGCCCCATCGGTATGAACGGGACCGGACCCGCGAAAGTCAGCCCGATTTTTGCAAGCGTCATCGGTAGTGGAACGATTTTGGCTGACTTCCCTTCTGCCTCGTACGCAAGACGGGTCACCTCCGCGAGGGTCAGCACATCCGGGCCCCCGATCTCGTAGATTTCTCCCGTATGGGCGTCATCTTCGACTGCATCGGCGAGCATCGGCACCAGGTCGTCAACGTGAATCGGCTGGAACCGGGTCTTGCCGCCGCCGGGAAGGACTTTGAACAGCGGTCCGGGCGTGAGTTTGCGTGCGAACGGAACGAACTCCCCGCCGTCGCCGAACACGACGGAGGGCTGGAAGATCACCGAATCGACATCCGCCTCCCGAACTGCCTCCTCGGCGAGCCCCTTCGCACGGATGTATTCGGTGAGTCCGTCAGGGTCCGCACCCAGTGCACTCATGTGGACCAGTCGGTCGACACCGTGTTCGTCCATCGCCTGTAGCACGTTTTCGGTCCCACCGTAGTGGACCGTCATGTGCGTGACTCCTTTCGGCGGCTTGAACAGCGGGGAGAGCGCAACGAGATTGACCACGACATCCTGGCCCTCGAACGCGCCCTCGATCGAGTCATAGGCCGAGAGATCGCCGACAGCTGTCTCGACGCCTTCGGGCAACTCACTCGGATCGGGATCGCGTGAGAGCGCCGTGACGTCGTGCCCACGGTCGACGAGTTCCGTACATAGGTTTCGACCGATAAATCCGGTTCCGCCCGCGACAAGGACATTCATGCTACGAGAGTGGGGTTGATCGCCGATAAATGTACCGCGAAACTGAGGGGTCCGGTTCTTACTCTCTGCTGTCTCCGTCCCCACGTGCGAGGAATGCCAGCACGACACACATTCCCATCACGCGTGTCGCGGGAACGACCCACGGCTTCCACTCGCACCGATCGGGGTCGGCGTAGGCCAGTCGCGCGCCGACATCGACGTATCGTCGAGGAAAGAGTACGGCCGGTCCACACACGAATGCGAACAGTTTGCGGACCCGACCGTGGGGATCACCGCGGCGTGCGAGCAGTAGCCAGACCAGGGCTTCGAGTCGAGCCATCGGGATCGTCCACGCGCGCAGTTCGCAGTCGTCCGGGTTTTCGAGGGCGATCCGCTCGGCGGCGTTGATAACCCGGCCGGGGACGAGCAGTTCGATGAGACCAGCAAGGATCAGGAGTCTTCGGGCCATACTCCAGCTAACAACAGCAGCTAAGAAAAATGGGGTCCCTACAGGCGGACTCCGACAGACAATTGATCAGTCAGGGCGAACCCGGTGGTATGCTGGTGACGCTCGAAGGGATCGACGGGAGCGGAAAGACGACCGTCTGGGAAGCGCTACACGAGGAGTTCCCGGATGCCGTATTCACCCGCGAGCCGACGGAGACGTGGTACGGCGAGGCGGTGAACCGCTCAATCGGGGACGACGACGCCGATCCGCTCGCCGAGCTGTTCCTCTACACGGCCGACCATGCGGCTCATCTCGCGGAGACCGTCCAGCCTGCTCTGGATCGTGGCGACCTCGTGATCTCCGATCGCTACTCCGACTCGCGGTACGCCTATCAGGGCGCGACACTGGCGGATGTCCTCGACGAGCCGATGCAGTACGTCCGGGATGTCCACGAGCCGTTTACGGTCCGACCAGACCTGACGATCTACTTCGACATCGATCCCGAGACCGCTGCCAGGCGAAGCGGCAAGACCAACAAGTTCGAACAGCACGCCTACCTCTCGCGAGTCCGGGAGAACTACGAACGACTAATCGAGGACGATCCCGGTCGGTTCGTCCGGATCGATGCCTCGGACTCACAGAGTGCAGTGCTGAAACAGGTCGTCGACGCCCTCGACCAGGTCGTCGACCCCGAACCAGGCGGTGCGTGACCCCTTTGTTCCGTCCTCGTGTCTCGACGTTCCTTCTGCTCGCGTCGAAATATATATGTGATGTTAAATTACATCTATATTAGACAATAATGGCGGGGACAGAGGACGGACTGCTCGAAGCGGTGCCGGACGCTCGGTCGGTCGACCACAGGGCCGAGTCGAAGTATATCCACCTGTACGACGCCGTTCTCGAGGACGGCGAGCGCTGGCGGCTGCTCACTATCGCCCCGGAGATCACCGATCGCGCGGTACGGACGGCGTTCACGCAGGTCGCCGGTCAGTGGGAGAAACACGGAAGTCACGACAACTGTGTTACGGTCCATGCCACAGGGACGCGACCACGGCCGTGGATCGCCGTCGAGCACCTCGACGGGGAGCCAGTCACCGCGGATCTCACTCACGAGGAGATCGGAACGGTTCTCGAAGATGTCGCGGATGTTCTCCAGCACGCTGGACTGTTCTACGGCTCGTTCCATCTGGCGCTTGATCCCGAGCAGATCTGGGTGACGCGCAACGACGAGGGCGCGATTGACGCGGTCGTCGACAACTGGGGGCTGGAGCGAGCCTGTCGAGTCGCTGCCGGGGAGACGCCGATCACGCCGTACACTCCGCCGGAGCTGCTCGACGAACCGGACGAGAAATCGTCCAGCGCCGACGTGTATGGGCTCGGTGGCGTCGTGTATTACGCCCTGACCGGACAGCCACCGATCGATCCGGACGACAATCTCGCGGCGGCGATCCGGGCTGGGTCGATCACGCCGCCCTCGGAGATCGATCCGTCCCTGCCACCCGAACTCGACGATGCCCTCGCCACTGCTCTTGCGACCGACCCCGAGGACCGCTACGAGTCACTGCCAGCACTGCAGCGCGGTATCAGCGATGGCTTGACTGCAGCGAGCGAAGCCGAACCGGCCGATGCTGACGGCGACAAACAGCCGTCGGCGTCCGGGAGCAACACCCCAGCCGACTCCGACGACGAACAGGTTGGCGATTCCGACCAGACCGACGAAGTCGCTGCTGATAGCACCGTGGATGCGGCCTCTAACAAGGACGAGCAGGACACCGAGCCGACCCCCGATACTGTCTCCACAGAGTCCGACGATGGTGCTGCAGGGGGTGAACACGACGACGGATCTCCGGATGACGAGGATGTCGATGGATCTACCGGGGATACAGGCGACGGGGTCGATGTAGGAGGCAACAGTAAGGCTACGGACGAAAGTGACAGTAAGGCTACGGACGAAACAGTCACTGACCCGGACTCGCAATCCGGGGGCGATGACGCAGCCATCTCCCGGCGGAGTCTCGTTGCAGGGGTGGGCATCGGGGCACTCGGTGTTGGCGGACTGTTAGTACTGGGAACCTCGATCCTCGGCGGTGGCGACGAGGACGAAAACGGTGAGGAAGCCGCGAACGGCGACGAAAACGGCCAAGAGGCCGCAAACGGGGATGAGCAAGCGACCCTGGAGCCCGCCGTCACGTTCCCGGACCAGGCTCTAGACGGCGGCGATGTGACGATCGAAGTCACTGCCCCCGAAGACTACTTTGTCCTGATCAGCTACCCGGACGGCGGTGAGGAGATCGTCGCTGGGTCGGAC is part of the Natranaeroarchaeum aerophilus genome and encodes:
- a CDS encoding DEAD/DEAH box helicase, which produces MSRQVPQVDTLFLHESNDDYFVTVRRDGERLFRARLDLKETSAGPRPGRFRIKDGSSEEPRSPDEFVDIARRANRIRISEQTAPEHRDRLREALDGYQLSAKVVRTCRLCASDGRYSPLTSETAIKKDDEFVCPDCAKVELERELSYQGEVTSAAQERLEELLLDVQDLERITNLLKGHLDPDLTKFDEISATTDEIDRVRVDSLNLHPGVQGLLEDRFDTLLPVQSLAIENGLLEGDDQLVVSATATGKTLVGEMTGLDRVLNGKGKMLFLVPLVALANQKHEDFEDEYGDLVDVTIRVGASRVRDNGSRFDPSADVIVGTYEGIDHALRTGRDLGDIGTVVIDEVHTLKEDERGHRLDGMISRLKYYCEERATSRSGYSGAQWIYLSATVGNPRELAQGLRANLVEFEERPVPIERHVTFADQREKTRLENKLVKREFDSKSSKGYRGQTIIFTNSRRRCHEISRKLEYDSAAYHAGLDYGQRKSVERKFGDQDLAAVVTTAALAAGVDFPASQVIFDTLAMGIEWLSVQEFHQMLGRAGRPDYHDKGTVYVLVEPDTSYHSSMEMSEDEVAFKLLKGEMESVRTVYDERAAVEETLANITVAGKATKRLNGRMLGDVPTKHAVGKLLQYEFIDGFEPTPLGRAVTTHFLSPSDAFVMLDAIRKGKDPYDIVAEIELQDQF
- the cofC gene encoding 2-phospho-L-lactate guanylyltransferase — translated: MRVLVPFDASEPKTRLSDVLDRRERAEFAYAMLEDVLSAVRESGEEPELLATAPLADERDVTVPVTVDDRPLSPAINDVLAGADEPVAVVMADLALARPADLHRLFDADGEVVAVPGRGGGTNALVVRHPEFRVDYHGVSFRDHRKVAARIGAAFSVFDSHRLATDIDERSDLVELLLHGAGHAADWLDAAGFRLAETGGRVTVQRTDDSDSERLK
- a CDS encoding tubulin/FtsZ family protein — encoded protein: MKLAMIGFGQAGGKIVDKFLEYDDRTGSGIVRSAVAVNTAKADLMGLDRIPQENRVLIGQSRVKGHGVGADNELGAEIAEEDIDEVQGAIDAIPVHEVDAFLIVAGMGGGTGSGGAPVLAKHLKRIYTEPVYGLGVLPGSDEGGIYTLNAARSFQTFVREVDNLMVFDNDSWRQSGESVESGYAEINDEIVKRFGILFGAGEINQGDEVAESVVDSSEIINTLSGGGVSTIGYAREEVEKGDDDSGLLSRFTGGDEPQVDTAHTTNRITSLVRKAALGRLTLPCEIDGTERALLVLSGPPQHLNRKGIERGRKWLEEQTGSMEVRGGDYPVPESNFVASVILLAGVSNVPRIKELQQVAIEAQDNIEDIRSESEENLESLVEDDEDELEPLF
- a CDS encoding complex I NDUFA9 subunit family protein, which gives rise to MNVLVAGGTGFIGRNLCTELVDRGHDVTALSRDPDPSELPEGVETAVGDLSAYDSIEGAFEGQDVVVNLVALSPLFKPPKGVTHMTVHYGGTENVLQAMDEHGVDRLVHMSALGADPDGLTEYIRAKGLAEEAVREADVDSVIFQPSVVFGDGGEFVPFARKLTPGPLFKVLPGGGKTRFQPIHVDDLVPMLADAVEDDAHTGEIYEIGGPDVLTLAEVTRLAYEAEGKSAKIVPLPMTLAKIGLTFAGPVPFIPMGPDQARSLRLDNTTTDNGVTAFGADPDSLTTLQQYLGLS
- the tmk gene encoding dTMP kinase; translated protein: MLVTLEGIDGSGKTTVWEALHEEFPDAVFTREPTETWYGEAVNRSIGDDDADPLAELFLYTADHAAHLAETVQPALDRGDLVISDRYSDSRYAYQGATLADVLDEPMQYVRDVHEPFTVRPDLTIYFDIDPETAARRSGKTNKFEQHAYLSRVRENYERLIEDDPGRFVRIDASDSQSAVLKQVVDALDQVVDPEPGGA